A stretch of Numenius arquata chromosome 11, bNumArq3.hap1.1, whole genome shotgun sequence DNA encodes these proteins:
- the PCLAF gene encoding PCNA-associated factor isoform X1, translating into MVRTKAGGGRAGRKGTGRDRDRNRDDQAAAHRSALPAVLVARAPRKVLGSSSLNAGPSPAVKRGEGRRVGGNPVCPRPVPAWQKGIGDFLRLPEKENREPGGEAAGSSGLGPAPTKGPPLLPDPTEDGKSSEEEQT; encoded by the exons aTGGTGCGGACGAaggcgggcggcggccgggccggccgGAAAGGTACGGGACGGGACCGGGACCGGAACCGGGATGACCAAGCCGCTGCTCACCGCTCCGCTCTCCCCGCAGTGCTGGTCGCCAGGGCTCCCCGGAAGGTGCTGGGCTCCAGCAGCCTCAATGCGGGACCGTCGCCGGCCGTCAAGAGAG GCGAAGGCCGCCGTGTGGGGGGGAACCCGGTGTGCCCCAGGCCCGTCCCCGCCTGGCAGAAGGGCATCGGCGACTTCCTGCGGCTGCCGGAGAAGGAAAACCGGGAGCCCGGTGGAGAGGCGGCGGGGAGCAGCGGACTGGGGCCGGCCCCTACGAA AGGTCCTCCCCTGCTTCCAGATCCCACAGAAGATGGCAAGTCCTCTGAGGAAGAGCAGACGTGA
- the PCLAF gene encoding PCNA-associated factor isoform X2, giving the protein MVRTKAGGGRAGRKVLVARAPRKVLGSSSLNAGPSPAVKRGEGRRVGGNPVCPRPVPAWQKGIGDFLRLPEKENREPGGEAAGSSGLGPAPTKGPPLLPDPTEDGKSSEEEQT; this is encoded by the exons aTGGTGCGGACGAaggcgggcggcggccgggccggccgGAAAG TGCTGGTCGCCAGGGCTCCCCGGAAGGTGCTGGGCTCCAGCAGCCTCAATGCGGGACCGTCGCCGGCCGTCAAGAGAG GCGAAGGCCGCCGTGTGGGGGGGAACCCGGTGTGCCCCAGGCCCGTCCCCGCCTGGCAGAAGGGCATCGGCGACTTCCTGCGGCTGCCGGAGAAGGAAAACCGGGAGCCCGGTGGAGAGGCGGCGGGGAGCAGCGGACTGGGGCCGGCCCCTACGAA AGGTCCTCCCCTGCTTCCAGATCCCACAGAAGATGGCAAGTCCTCTGAGGAAGAGCAGACGTGA
- the TRIP4 gene encoding activating signal cointegrator 1, protein MAAPSPLLAWCVQHLRGDFGLDVGEEVVRYILSITNEDEIREYVIDLIQGTDGEKSRFVEELLSRWRKSSQLPSEPLPGYRKKDETLEVPRAGDPGKKGKRKGRNKQETPAYAEPSAHVEEVKTPLDLAKAQENSSGVSGSSNSSKKKPKYVSLYTKEGQDKLAVLIPGRHTCECLGQKHKLINNCLVCGRIVCEQEGSGPCLFCGSLVCTKEEQDILQRDSNKSQKLLKKLMAGAESSGNLDAISKDLLPRQEARLKAGLEMAVKHKDKLLEFDRTSVRRTQVIDDESDYFATDSNQWLSKQEREALQKREQELRELRHASRLAKKITIDFAGRQILEEDNSMDEYHSKLDETIEAINCGTLSQPAGSPEAKAALSSGVLVNPRLLQPAPLWVDQTGLLPHRKAIHSTDAGNEPGLERNRLRIQDRELQEISDDGWCLSMHQPWASLLVRGIKRVEGRTWYTSHRGRLWIAATAKRPSPQEISELETTYRMLLQKDVEFPSDYPSGCLLGCVDITDCLSQEQFNEQCPDLSQESGSPFVFICTNPQEMVVKFPIKGKPKIWKLDAKIHQGAKKGLMKQKAMG, encoded by the exons ATGGCGGCGCCCAGCCCGCTCCTGGCCTGGTGCGTCCAGCACCTCCGCGGAGACTTCGGGCTGGACGTGGGCGAGGAGGTGGTgag GTACATCTTGTCAATAACAAACGAGGACGAGATCCGGGAGTATGTCATTGACCTCATCCAGGGGACCGACGGGGAGAAGAGTCGGTTTGTAGAAGAGCTGCTCTCCAGGTGGCGGAAGTCCTCCCAGCTGCCCTCTGAGCCTTTGCCAGGGTATCGGAAAAAGGATG AGACTTTGGAAGTGCCTCGGGCTGGAGACCCAGGGAAGAAGGGTAAACGCAAAGGAAGGAATAAGCAGGAGACGCCTGCGTACGCTGAGCCAAGTGCACATGTAGAGGAAGTAAAAACCCCCCTCGACCTGGCCAAG GCCCAAGAGAACAGCAGTGGAGTCAGTGGCAGTAGCAATTCCTCTAAGAAGAAGCCCAAATATGTCAGCCTGTACACCAAGGAGGGGCAAGACAAGTTGGCCGTCCTGATCCCTGGCCGTCACACCTGCGAGTGCCTGGGCCAGAAGCACAAGCTCATCAACAACTGCTTGGTTTGCGGGCGCATTGTCTGTGAGCAGGAGGGCTCTGGACCCTGCTTGTTCTGTGGTTCCCTG gtatGCACTAAAGAAGAGCAGGACATTCTTCAACGGGACTCAAACAAGAGCCAGAAGTTGCTTAAGAAGCTTATGGCAG GTGCTGAAAGTTCAGGGAATTTGGATGCTATAAGCAAAGACTTACTGCCTCGACAAGAAGCTAGACTGAAGGCAGGCCTGGAGATGGCTGTGAAACACAAAGACAAGTTGTTGGAATTTGACAGGACAAG CGTGCGTCGCACCCAGGTCATCGACGATGAATCAGATTACTTTGCCACGGACTCCAACCAGTGGCTCTCCAAGCAGGAAAGAGAGGCCCTGCAGAAGAGAGAGCAGGAGCTGCGTGAGCTGCGTCACGCCTCTCGGCTTGCCAAAAAAATCACCATCGACTTCGCTGGCAGGCAGATTCTGGAAGAAGACAATAGCATGGATGAATACCACAGCAA ACTGGATGAAACCATTGAAGCCATTAATTGTGGCACGCTgagccagccagctgggagccCAGAAGCAAAGGCAGCTTTGAGTTCTGGTGTTTTAGTGAATCCCCGTCTTCTTCAGCCTGCTCCTTTG TGGGTGGACCAAACTGGTTTGCTCCCGCACAGGAAAGCCATCCATTCCACGGACGCTGGAAATGAGCCTGGCTTGGAGCGGAACAGGCTGCGGATTCAGGATCGAGAGCTGCAGGAGATCTCAGATGATGGTTGGTGCCTCAGCATGCACCAGCCTTGGGCTTCCTTGCTCGTAAGAGGAATCAAAAG GGTGGAGGGCAGGACCTGGTACACATCTCATAGAGGGCGGTTATGGATTGCAGCTACTGCTAAAAGACCTTCCCCTCAGGAAATCTCTGAACTGGAGACCACCTACAGAATGCTGCTCCAGAAAG ATGTGGAATTTCCAAGCGATTATCCCTCAGGGTGCCTCCTAGGCTGTGTGGACATCACTGATTGTTTATCGCAAGAGCAATTTAACGAGCAG